A DNA window from Candidatus Sulfidibacterium hydrothermale contains the following coding sequences:
- a CDS encoding lamin tail domain-containing protein — protein MKPFLFLLLLFPLWGTAQISDSFNSPDLQQPLPWTGTLNRFRVNDAHQLQLNDTVADTAWLSTPFQVPRSAEWQFWVKAAFSPSSKNYIRFYLIADCTQLSKMTNGYFLQLGEKGTHDAITLFHQTGTTLKTVCRGTDGEIARPFALRIKVTCDSSGNWTLYSDKTGGNHFEKEATGKDGQILKKGSLGIFCRYTVSYARKVFFDDLYAGPPVFDTIPPVIDSVVISGDHTLYLYFNETLDSLSVVQKAEFQLQPAAGNLSEIILSGHKKKIELRFSEPFQRNTLYRLSVSGIADVSGNIMPRQTRMFRYVKPEFGNVVFNEIMADPTPVVGLPPVEYLELFNRDTIDLNLKGWHLVLGKSVRTFDTVTLPARGYIIVCKTDAVNALAGYGKTYGFSRFSLTNSGEELQLFDCAGTLIHAVRYTTDWYGDASKAKGGWSLEQINPDNICSAADNWRASEDLRGGTPGKQNSVYRDLIFHPEVTALFVPDNQTVQLLFSQRMDTSTLKNPENYSVVPNTIQIKRLRVSDENRQVTLSFYPAIDTATVYSLNLSEKLKNCAGVMIQDTSLRFGIPQPAKKMDVVINEVLFYPLEGGSDYVELYNRSNKIIDLSDLLLGTVKHVPPNPPDSLFYTICLQQKLFFPGDYVVLTASPEKVKSQYRIKNPSAFLKVLPFPKLKKDKGSVLLYRQLYKIDAFDYAEKMQYPLLNYTQGVALERVCPDAPTNHRDNWHSAAESAGFGTPGYRNSQAAPLLNNSIAGEVTIKPEIFSPDDDGYQDLLHIYYRFKTSGNTLTIQIFNRSGQCVRHLVNNEYTGTQGVFAWNGLQDDGTKAPVGIYVLYFQVFDGKGHVSRFKKTAVLATKL, from the coding sequence ATGAAACCTTTTTTATTTCTTTTGCTGTTGTTCCCTCTCTGGGGCACGGCTCAAATTTCCGATTCATTTAACAGCCCCGATTTACAACAACCGTTGCCGTGGACAGGCACCTTAAACCGTTTTCGTGTCAACGATGCCCATCAATTGCAATTAAATGATACTGTTGCTGATACGGCCTGGCTTTCTACTCCTTTTCAGGTTCCCCGCTCTGCCGAATGGCAGTTTTGGGTAAAGGCAGCCTTCAGCCCTTCGTCGAAAAATTACATCCGGTTTTACCTGATTGCAGATTGCACACAACTTTCGAAAATGACAAACGGGTATTTTCTTCAGTTGGGCGAAAAAGGTACACACGATGCCATTACGCTTTTTCATCAAACGGGTACCACATTAAAAACGGTTTGCCGGGGTACTGATGGCGAAATTGCCCGGCCTTTTGCCCTCCGGATAAAAGTGACTTGTGATTCTTCCGGAAACTGGACGCTTTACTCGGATAAAACCGGCGGTAACCACTTTGAAAAGGAAGCCACGGGAAAGGACGGACAAATCCTGAAAAAAGGTTCTTTAGGGATTTTTTGCCGGTATACGGTTTCTTATGCCCGGAAAGTATTTTTTGATGATCTTTATGCCGGACCGCCGGTTTTCGATACGATTCCTCCGGTTATTGACAGTGTAGTTATTTCCGGCGATCATACGCTTTATCTTTATTTTAACGAAACACTCGACAGTTTATCTGTTGTACAAAAAGCAGAATTCCAACTTCAACCTGCTGCAGGAAATCTTTCAGAAATCATACTTTCCGGTCACAAGAAAAAAATTGAACTTCGCTTTTCAGAACCTTTTCAGCGCAATACCCTGTACCGGCTTTCTGTTTCAGGAATTGCTGATGTTTCAGGAAACATAATGCCCCGACAAACACGTATGTTCCGTTATGTGAAACCGGAATTTGGAAATGTGGTTTTTAACGAAATTATGGCCGATCCGACACCGGTGGTCGGATTGCCTCCGGTGGAATATCTCGAATTGTTTAACCGGGATACGATTGACCTGAACCTGAAAGGCTGGCACCTTGTACTTGGAAAATCTGTCCGGACTTTTGACACGGTTACCCTTCCGGCAAGAGGTTATATCATTGTTTGTAAAACAGATGCTGTGAATGCCTTGGCCGGATATGGTAAAACGTATGGTTTTTCCCGCTTCAGCCTGACCAACAGCGGCGAAGAATTACAGCTTTTTGATTGTGCCGGAACATTGATTCATGCTGTACGATATACTACGGATTGGTACGGTGATGCATCTAAAGCCAAAGGGGGATGGTCACTGGAGCAAATCAATCCGGATAATATTTGTTCTGCAGCAGATAACTGGCGTGCTTCGGAAGATCTGCGCGGAGGAACACCGGGAAAACAAAACTCGGTTTACCGGGATCTGATTTTTCATCCGGAAGTAACCGCTCTTTTTGTTCCGGATAACCAAACGGTACAGCTTTTGTTTTCGCAACGTATGGATACATCGACCTTGAAAAATCCGGAAAATTATTCGGTTGTTCCGAATACCATTCAGATAAAAAGGCTCCGTGTTTCCGATGAAAACCGGCAAGTTACCCTCTCTTTTTATCCGGCCATTGACACGGCAACAGTCTATTCCTTAAACCTTTCCGAAAAGCTGAAAAATTGTGCCGGAGTTATGATACAAGATACTTCTCTTCGTTTTGGGATTCCCCAACCGGCGAAAAAAATGGATGTTGTTATCAATGAAGTGCTGTTTTACCCCTTGGAAGGTGGCAGCGATTATGTAGAACTGTATAACCGTTCAAATAAGATCATCGATTTGTCCGATTTATTATTGGGAACCGTAAAACACGTTCCGCCCAATCCGCCGGATTCGCTTTTTTATACGATCTGTTTACAGCAAAAACTCTTTTTCCCGGGCGATTATGTGGTGTTAACCGCTTCGCCTGAAAAGGTAAAAAGTCAGTACCGGATCAAAAATCCCAGTGCCTTTTTGAAAGTTTTGCCCTTTCCTAAATTGAAAAAAGATAAAGGAAGCGTGTTGTTGTACCGGCAATTGTATAAAATTGATGCTTTTGATTATGCTGAAAAAATGCAATATCCGTTGTTAAATTATACGCAGGGAGTGGCTCTGGAACGTGTTTGTCCCGATGCCCCGACAAATCATCGTGATAATTGGCACTCGGCAGCAGAAAGTGCCGGGTTTGGTACTCCGGGTTACCGTAATTCACAGGCTGCTCCGTTGTTAAACAATTCTATTGCCGGAGAAGTAACAATAAAACCAGAAATTTTTTCACCGGATGATGACGGTTATCAGGATTTACTTCATATTTATTACCGGTTCAAAACATCCGGAAATACCCTGACCATTCAAATTTTTAATCGTTCCGGACAGTGTGTCAGACATTTGGTGAACAATGAATATACCGGAACGCAAGGTGTTTTTGCGTGGAATGGTTTACAGGATGACGGGACAAAAGCCCCTGTCGGGATTTATGTTTTGTATTTTCAGGTTTTTGATGGCAAAGGTCATGTGAGCCGTTTCAAAAAAACGGCGGTTTTGGCTACTAAACTGTAA
- the glmS gene encoding glutamine--fructose-6-phosphate transaminase (isomerizing) gives MCGIVAYIGPREAYPILMKGLHRLEYRGYDSAGVALLDQQLSVYKTKGKVSDLEKFVSENNKNGHVGIAHTRWATHGEPNTVNAHPHVSQDKKLAIIHNGIIENYTALKEALIERGYRFVSETDTEVLANLIEDIRKNEKVGLDEAVRIALNQVTGAYAIAVLSEEDPDMLIVARKGSPMVIGVGEDEFFVASDATPLVEYTKKVIYMEEEHVAVLRRGNQMELTTIRNQKKTPYIQALEMDLSQLEKEGYDHFMLKEIFEQPRSIRDSMRGRLHASNGWVSLGGIVDYEQKIVQARRILIIACGTSWHAGLVGEYLIEDLARIPVEVEYASEFRYRNPIIDENDVVIAISQSGETADTLAAIQLAKEKGATILGICNVVGSSIARETHAGSYTHAGPEIGVASTKAFTAQVTVLSLLALRLARLKGTLPTSRWMELVHELDIIPEKVERALQNDDIIKQISQEFKDATNFLYLGRGYNFPVALEGALKLKEISYIHAEGYPAAEMKHGPIALIDKNMPVVFVAPSNGIYDKVVSNIQEVKARNGRVIAIVSEGDEVIKNMVDYVIEIPKTDEIFTPLLASIPLQKLAYHIAVLRGCNVDQPRNLAKSVTVE, from the coding sequence ATGTGCGGAATCGTTGCTTACATTGGTCCGAGAGAAGCTTACCCTATTTTAATGAAAGGATTACACCGGTTGGAATACCGTGGATATGACAGTGCCGGCGTAGCCCTGCTTGACCAACAATTGTCAGTATATAAAACCAAAGGTAAAGTATCGGATCTGGAAAAATTTGTATCCGAAAACAATAAAAACGGACATGTGGGAATTGCCCATACGCGCTGGGCTACCCATGGCGAACCCAATACCGTAAATGCCCATCCCCACGTTTCGCAGGATAAAAAACTGGCCATTATCCATAATGGAATTATCGAAAATTATACCGCACTAAAAGAGGCGTTAATTGAACGGGGATACCGTTTTGTATCAGAAACCGACACCGAAGTGTTGGCTAATCTGATTGAAGACATTCGTAAAAATGAAAAAGTGGGACTGGACGAAGCAGTACGCATCGCCCTGAACCAGGTAACCGGCGCCTATGCCATTGCTGTTCTCTCCGAAGAAGATCCTGACATGCTGATTGTAGCCCGTAAAGGAAGCCCGATGGTCATCGGAGTGGGTGAAGACGAATTTTTTGTGGCCTCTGATGCTACTCCGCTGGTGGAATACACCAAAAAAGTGATTTACATGGAGGAGGAACATGTGGCTGTATTGCGCCGCGGCAATCAAATGGAACTTACCACCATCCGGAACCAGAAAAAAACACCCTACATCCAGGCACTGGAAATGGATCTCAGCCAGTTAGAAAAAGAAGGCTATGACCATTTCATGCTCAAAGAGATTTTTGAGCAACCCCGATCCATTCGTGACAGTATGCGTGGACGTTTACACGCTTCCAACGGTTGGGTTTCGTTGGGAGGAATCGTCGATTACGAACAAAAAATCGTCCAGGCCAGACGGATTCTCATTATTGCCTGTGGTACATCATGGCATGCCGGACTGGTAGGCGAATACCTGATTGAAGATCTGGCCCGAATTCCGGTAGAAGTGGAATACGCCTCCGAATTCCGGTACCGTAATCCAATTATTGATGAAAACGATGTGGTTATCGCCATTTCACAATCAGGAGAAACAGCAGACACGCTGGCTGCCATTCAACTGGCCAAAGAAAAAGGAGCAACCATTTTAGGGATTTGTAATGTGGTTGGATCTTCCATCGCCCGTGAAACCCATGCCGGTTCGTATACGCATGCCGGTCCTGAAATCGGGGTCGCCTCCACAAAAGCGTTTACCGCTCAGGTAACCGTTTTGTCTTTATTGGCCCTGCGTTTAGCCCGGTTAAAAGGAACGCTGCCCACTTCCCGTTGGATGGAGCTTGTTCACGAGTTGGATATTATCCCTGAAAAAGTAGAAAGGGCCCTCCAAAATGACGACATCATCAAGCAGATCTCACAGGAATTTAAAGACGCAACCAACTTTTTATACCTTGGGAGAGGATATAACTTCCCCGTGGCACTTGAAGGCGCACTGAAACTAAAGGAAATCTCGTACATTCACGCCGAAGGATATCCGGCTGCCGAGATGAAACACGGGCCAATTGCCCTGATAGACAAGAACATGCCCGTTGTTTTTGTGGCACCGTCTAACGGAATTTATGATAAAGTGGTCAGTAATATTCAGGAAGTAAAAGCCCGGAATGGTCGTGTCATTGCCATTGTCAGCGAAGGCGATGAAGTCATCAAAAACATGGTGGATTACGTCATAGAAATTCCTAAAACTGATGAAATTTTCACACCGTTACTGGCCAGTATTCCTTTGCAAAAACTGGCTTATCATATTGCTGTTTTACGGGGCTGTAATGTGGATCAACCCCGCAACCTGGCAAAGTCGGTAACGGTGGAATAA
- a CDS encoding DUF4270 family protein: MGADLMPNNALSMHFKQDTFRVYSVPIDTVRSDELFQSFIGSLNDPVFGETDAGFYSKILPVSVGHRFGDHPKTDSVILQLYYGTVYGDTNTTFRVHVYEMKDDIHYDSVYYSNKKIAVYPTDYADETFQPHPNNYYLFPTGIDTIMDTVRHVIRLNLSHLSTALGDKLLNADTAILDSNELFMNYFRGLYITVDPVTSGGALAAFITNTTQTVLTVYYRNDTADSLQYSYVMNAYMARINYYHHDYKSGDPDFVKQVVDGDTALGQKKFYVQGLAGVRAIFKFPHIRDLNKLGKVGINEAKLVLPGAEDPPPGLDAPPSLVLAEITSDTTLSQLPDEGEGPDYFGGVYNSETNSYTFRITRYLESLLKDTTLEDRGLALYVVNSSIAPNRFIFNGPEYSGDSARRAQLNILYTIVK; the protein is encoded by the coding sequence GTGGGTGCCGACCTAATGCCCAACAATGCCTTATCCATGCATTTTAAGCAGGACACTTTCCGGGTATATTCCGTACCGATCGATACCGTACGGTCCGATGAGTTATTTCAAAGTTTTATTGGAAGTCTGAATGATCCTGTTTTCGGCGAAACCGATGCGGGTTTCTATTCAAAAATCTTACCGGTATCTGTCGGACACCGTTTCGGAGATCATCCCAAAACAGATTCTGTAATCCTTCAACTGTATTATGGCACGGTTTACGGTGACACCAATACCACTTTCCGTGTCCATGTATACGAAATGAAAGATGATATCCATTACGACAGTGTTTACTACTCCAATAAAAAAATAGCAGTATATCCCACTGATTATGCCGATGAAACCTTTCAACCCCATCCGAATAATTACTATTTATTTCCCACAGGGATAGATACGATTATGGATACGGTAAGACATGTAATCCGGCTCAACTTAAGTCATCTGTCCACAGCACTTGGAGATAAATTACTCAATGCGGACACCGCTATTCTGGATAGTAATGAATTGTTCATGAATTATTTCAGAGGCCTGTACATTACAGTAGATCCTGTAACCAGCGGCGGAGCTTTAGCTGCATTTATCACCAATACAACCCAAACCGTTTTAACGGTGTACTACCGAAACGACACGGCTGATTCGCTTCAATACAGCTATGTCATGAATGCGTACATGGCACGGATTAATTATTATCACCACGATTACAAAAGCGGGGATCCTGATTTTGTAAAACAAGTAGTAGACGGAGATACTGCTTTGGGACAAAAGAAATTTTATGTTCAGGGGCTGGCAGGAGTACGAGCCATATTTAAATTCCCACACATCCGGGATTTAAATAAACTGGGAAAAGTGGGCATTAATGAGGCCAAACTTGTTCTTCCGGGAGCAGAAGATCCGCCACCCGGTCTCGACGCACCACCATCTCTGGTTCTTGCAGAAATTACCAGCGACACCACATTGTCTCAACTACCGGATGAAGGAGAAGGGCCCGATTATTTCGGCGGAGTTTACAACAGTGAAACCAATTCGTACACCTTCCGCATCACCCGTTATCTGGAATCGTTACTTAAAGATACAACTCTTGAGGACAGAGGGCTGGCACTTTATGTGGTAAACAGTTCCATTGCTCCCAACCGGTTTATCTTTAACGGACCGGAATATTCCGGAGACTCAGCGCGGCGTGCACAATTAAACATTTTGTACACCATTGTAAAGTAA
- a CDS encoding glycogen/starch synthase, translating to MQKKRVLYVFQEIMPYLPESHMSKIGRFLPQKIQESGKEIRVFMPRFGLVNERRNQLHEVIRLSGMNLIIEDIDHPLIIKVASIQQARMQVYFIENEDFFHRKFIFRDAKGKFFDDNDERTIFFSRGVLDTVKKLGWEPNIIHTNGWFSGLLPLYVRTLYKDNPLFSDSKIIVSLYNDGFEESFAPNFVEKIKAPGIPDKALQYYKEANYVSLMKSAIDFADAFIIGEDNINTEVLDYVQASGKPILEYQGDEDYFDAYNQFYDEILEKE from the coding sequence ATGCAGAAGAAAAGAGTACTTTATGTGTTTCAAGAGATTATGCCCTATTTACCTGAATCGCACATGAGTAAAATAGGACGTTTCCTCCCCCAAAAGATTCAGGAATCAGGAAAAGAAATCCGGGTTTTTATGCCTCGTTTTGGTCTTGTCAACGAAAGACGAAACCAATTGCATGAGGTTATCCGACTTTCGGGAATGAACCTGATTATTGAGGACATTGACCACCCGTTGATCATCAAAGTAGCTTCCATTCAGCAAGCCCGGATGCAGGTTTACTTTATTGAAAACGAAGATTTCTTCCATAGAAAATTTATATTTAGAGATGCTAAAGGCAAGTTTTTTGACGATAACGATGAACGGACCATTTTCTTTTCAAGAGGGGTTCTCGATACCGTGAAAAAACTGGGATGGGAACCGAACATCATTCACACCAACGGATGGTTCTCCGGTTTACTGCCCCTTTACGTACGGACACTTTACAAAGACAATCCTTTATTCAGCGACAGTAAAATTATTGTTTCGCTTTATAATGATGGTTTTGAGGAAAGTTTTGCTCCGAACTTTGTTGAGAAAATAAAAGCTCCGGGGATTCCCGATAAAGCACTTCAATACTACAAAGAGGCAAATTACGTTTCTCTTATGAAAAGTGCCATTGATTTTGCGGATGCATTTATCATAGGAGAAGATAACATAAATACCGAAGTGCTTGATTATGTTCAGGCTAGCGGAAAACCTATTCTTGAATATCAGGGAGATGAAGATTATTTTGATGCGTATAACCAGTTTTATGACGAGATTTTGGAGAAGGAGTAA
- a CDS encoding proline dehydrogenase family protein, with amino-acid sequence MMWFNKMIASILPHMPKRLVWIFSKRYIAGQTIDDAVRVSKQLNAEGYMVTIDLLGEFITELHEAEKNRDQYLNIIDTIQKNQIDGNYSLKPSMFGLLLDEEACYRNIREIVAKAVSYNNFVRIDMEDSSCVDREIKLFRRLKEEFPKNVGLVLQAYMRRTLDDLKNLSELNSKDNPLNFRLCKGIYVEPEEIAYKDYDEINRHYLEDLEFILKNGMYPGIATHDIPLIEGAYRLLEKYKVPKDRYEFQMLYGVTPGLRKSIIEKGHRLRVYVPFGEDWFPYSTRRLKENPKVASDIMKALFIRG; translated from the coding sequence ATGATGTGGTTCAATAAAATGATTGCTTCCATCCTGCCGCATATGCCCAAAAGGTTAGTATGGATTTTCTCCAAACGATACATTGCCGGACAAACCATTGACGATGCCGTCCGTGTTTCCAAACAGCTGAATGCAGAAGGTTACATGGTTACGATTGATCTTCTTGGCGAATTTATTACCGAGTTGCATGAAGCCGAAAAAAACCGTGATCAATACCTGAATATTATCGATACCATTCAAAAAAACCAGATCGACGGAAACTACTCCTTAAAACCCAGTATGTTCGGCCTATTATTAGACGAAGAAGCCTGTTATCGGAATATTCGTGAAATAGTAGCCAAAGCCGTGTCGTACAACAACTTCGTCCGTATCGACATGGAAGATTCATCGTGTGTCGACAGAGAAATCAAGCTTTTCAGGCGACTGAAAGAAGAATTTCCGAAAAATGTCGGATTGGTGTTGCAGGCTTATATGCGCCGGACCCTGGATGACTTAAAAAATCTCTCCGAATTGAACAGCAAAGACAATCCGTTGAATTTCAGACTTTGCAAAGGAATTTATGTGGAACCGGAAGAGATTGCGTATAAAGATTATGATGAAATCAACCGGCACTATCTCGAAGATCTGGAGTTCATTTTAAAGAACGGAATGTATCCAGGAATTGCCACCCACGATATTCCGTTAATTGAAGGAGCATACCGGCTTCTGGAAAAATACAAAGTCCCGAAAGACCGGTATGAATTTCAGATGTTATACGGCGTAACGCCCGGCTTGCGAAAAAGCATCATTGAAAAAGGACACCGGCTAAGAGTGTATGTTCCCTTTGGTGAAGACTGGTTTCCTTATTCCACAAGACGTTTAAAGGAAAATCCAAAAGTGGCTTCCGATATTATGAAAGCGCTTTTCATACGGGGATAA
- a CDS encoding TolC family protein produces the protein MKKIFVFLLAGMLLYLSGCKLGPDFVKPVYTGPATFQYDSLTNDTIVNLRWWELFNDPVLDTLIIKALENNKNVMVAAARVEAARASLGYTKAEQWPSLNFNAGAGSGNSIGTVQFSSSTDRYFGFTQMNWEVGFWGKYRRMNESARAELLASEYGLRTVQIGLISEVATAYFTLLDNMKKLEISKRTLAARDSSLRIIKARFQYGIVPEIDLNQAQIQRAVSAAAIPVYERNIAYSKNALAVLLGKYSTDIPEGKSLFDQVVPMKVPAGLPSQLLLRRPDVRQAEEVYAAQNARIGTAEAMRWPSLNLTGLLGVASSSLSSLTSSGLGWSVGGTLLGPVFEFGKNKRRVEIEKARTKEALHNYENVAMQAFKEVEDALISIHTLRKELIAQQQRSVAAINAEMLSYERYDKGQTSYLEVLESERQSFEAQLARSQTKAALLNAYVALYKALGGGWLTPAEEKAYQQNTQPGNSPGTKK, from the coding sequence ATGAAAAAGATATTCGTTTTCCTTCTTGCCGGAATGCTTCTCTATCTTTCGGGTTGTAAACTCGGACCTGATTTTGTGAAACCGGTTTACACCGGTCCGGCAACTTTTCAATATGACTCACTAACCAATGACACCATCGTGAATTTAAGATGGTGGGAATTATTTAACGACCCGGTACTGGATACTTTGATCATCAAAGCGCTGGAAAACAACAAAAATGTGATGGTGGCTGCAGCCCGTGTGGAAGCCGCCCGGGCAAGCCTGGGGTACACCAAAGCCGAACAGTGGCCTTCGTTGAATTTCAATGCCGGTGCAGGAAGCGGGAACTCCATTGGTACCGTGCAGTTTAGCAGCTCAACCGATCGTTATTTCGGTTTCACACAAATGAACTGGGAAGTTGGTTTTTGGGGGAAATACCGGCGCATGAATGAAAGCGCCCGGGCCGAATTGCTGGCTTCAGAATACGGACTGCGTACCGTTCAAATCGGACTCATCTCCGAAGTGGCAACGGCTTATTTCACCTTGCTTGATAACATGAAAAAACTGGAGATTTCCAAACGAACACTGGCAGCCCGTGACAGCTCTCTTCGCATCATCAAGGCGCGGTTTCAGTATGGGATTGTTCCGGAGATTGATTTAAATCAGGCCCAGATACAACGAGCCGTTTCAGCGGCAGCCATTCCGGTTTACGAAAGAAACATTGCTTACAGTAAAAACGCACTGGCTGTCCTTTTGGGGAAATATTCAACGGATATCCCGGAAGGGAAATCACTGTTTGACCAGGTAGTTCCCATGAAAGTCCCGGCCGGATTGCCTTCACAGCTTCTGCTCAGAAGGCCCGATGTAAGACAAGCCGAAGAAGTGTATGCTGCCCAAAATGCCCGGATTGGCACAGCCGAAGCCATGCGCTGGCCTTCGTTGAACCTGACCGGACTGTTAGGCGTAGCTTCTTCCAGCCTTTCATCACTGACCTCTTCCGGACTGGGTTGGTCAGTAGGCGGAACCTTACTCGGACCGGTTTTTGAATTTGGGAAAAACAAACGCCGGGTGGAAATAGAAAAAGCCCGCACCAAAGAAGCTTTGCACAACTATGAAAATGTAGCAATGCAGGCTTTTAAAGAAGTGGAAGATGCGCTTATTTCCATTCATACACTCCGGAAAGAATTAATCGCCCAGCAACAGCGTTCTGTGGCAGCCATCAATGCCGAAATGCTTTCGTATGAACGTTACGATAAAGGACAGACCAGTTATCTCGAAGTGCTTGAATCGGAACGTCAGAGCTTTGAAGCCCAACTGGCCCGTTCGCAAACCAAAGCCGCGTTGCTCAATGCGTATGTAGCTTTGTATAAAGCCTTGGGTGGCGGATGGCTAACCCCGGCAGAAGAAAAAGCATATCAGCAAAATACACAACCCGGAAATTCTCCTGGCACGAAAAAGTAG